A genomic region of Maledivibacter sp. contains the following coding sequences:
- a CDS encoding xanthine phosphoribosyltransferase yields the protein MKLLEEKIIKEGRVVNNDVLKVDNFLNHQLDIKFLNEIGKEFKEIFKDKKVDKILTVEASGIAIACITAGYFDVPVVFAKKTQSKNLDEDTYESEVYSFTKDKTYKIRVSKRYIEKGENILILDDFLANGRAVLGLKDLVEQAEANIVGVGIVIEKGFQEGGKILRDIGINLKSLAIIESMEDGSVKFR from the coding sequence ATGAAGCTCTTAGAAGAAAAAATTATTAAAGAAGGAAGAGTTGTAAATAATGATGTTCTAAAGGTTGATAATTTTTTAAATCATCAATTAGATATTAAGTTCCTTAATGAAATCGGAAAGGAATTTAAGGAAATATTTAAAGATAAAAAAGTAGATAAAATCCTAACAGTTGAAGCTTCCGGTATAGCAATCGCTTGTATAACTGCTGGATATTTTGATGTCCCCGTTGTCTTTGCTAAGAAAACCCAGTCAAAGAATCTTGATGAAGATACATATGAAAGTGAAGTATATTCTTTTACAAAGGATAAAACTTATAAAATCAGGGTTTCTAAAAGGTATATAGAAAAAGGGGAAAATATATTAATACTAGATGATTTTTTAGCAAATGGAAGGGCTGTACTTGGTTTAAAGGATCTTGTTGAACAAGCTGAGGCTAATATCGTAGGAGTTGGGATTGTAATCGAAAAGGGTTTCCAAGAAGGAGGAAAGATTTTACGTGATATTGGAATAAATCTTAAATCCTTAGCAATTATTGAATCAATGGAAGATGGAAGTGTAAAGTTTAGATGA
- a CDS encoding zinc dependent phospholipase C family protein yields MNFIEKTYGNVLQSAFTFLNPFKKMVINTHCDVHKFINIQALRIIKNDKHIEAFELFTLNISHINEGAFWADQDFKSSCHLYNPYTKKGLYGRKNAMDLAVEYYNKAKLLWIHNNDKKAMFYLGAALHIIQDMTIPQHANVKLLDNHKQYETFVKRTYQYIDKFKASKDAYILDTIEEYVRFNARIALKVYKKFKNIKENEIRYYKVANCTLPLAQKTTAGCMLTFYNDVIKKIH; encoded by the coding sequence ATGAATTTTATTGAAAAAACATATGGTAATGTTCTTCAATCTGCATTTACTTTTCTTAATCCCTTTAAGAAAATGGTCATTAATACACATTGCGATGTCCATAAGTTTATAAATATACAAGCATTAAGAATCATAAAAAATGACAAACATATAGAAGCCTTTGAGCTTTTCACCCTAAATATATCTCATATTAATGAAGGTGCTTTTTGGGCTGACCAAGACTTTAAAAGCAGTTGTCATCTATATAATCCCTACACAAAAAAAGGTCTTTATGGACGAAAAAATGCTATGGATCTAGCTGTGGAATATTACAATAAGGCTAAACTATTATGGATTCATAATAATGATAAGAAAGCAATGTTTTACTTAGGTGCTGCACTTCATATAATTCAAGATATGACTATTCCCCAACACGCAAATGTAAAATTGCTAGATAATCATAAACAATATGAGACCTTTGTAAAAAGAACCTATCAGTATATAGATAAATTTAAAGCATCCAAGGATGCTTATATACTAGATACTATTGAGGAATATGTACGATTTAATGCAAGAATTGCATTGAAGGTTTATAAAAAATTTAAGAACATTAAAGAAAATGAAATAAGATACTATAAAGTGGCAAATTGTACCCTTCCCTTAGCTCAAAAAACCACAGCAGGATGCATGTTGACATTTTATAATGACGTAATAAAAAAAATCCACTAG
- a CDS encoding PspC domain-containing protein, translating into MENKKKLYRSEIDSKIAGVCGGIAEYFDIDPTLVRLGWILFVLLGGSGILGYIIAWLIIPQRP; encoded by the coding sequence ATGGAGAATAAGAAAAAACTATATAGATCAGAAATTGATTCAAAGATTGCCGGAGTCTGTGGTGGAATAGCTGAATATTTTGACATTGATCCAACCTTAGTAAGGCTGGGATGGATTTTATTTGTATTATTAGGTGGATCAGGTATTTTAGGCTATATAATAGCCTGGCTTATAATTCCCCAAAGACCGTAA